From Pseudomonas vanderleydeniana, the proteins below share one genomic window:
- the sctI gene encoding type III secretion system inner rod subunit SctI, translating into MSYSIPTVGLRDEVAMAELRIAAESPAVSLEARLVEAFAGAAVGSAGRVGGIQQILASPDVTHPERLAQLQEQLAQHTVDINLLNVLVRKAVGTAETLLRSS; encoded by the coding sequence ATGTCCTATTCAATTCCGACCGTTGGCCTGCGCGACGAGGTGGCGATGGCCGAGCTGCGCATTGCCGCGGAAAGCCCGGCGGTTTCCCTGGAGGCTCGCCTGGTCGAGGCCTTTGCCGGTGCTGCGGTAGGCTCGGCCGGTAGGGTGGGCGGGATCCAGCAGATACTGGCCAGCCCCGATGTCACCCACCCGGAGCGGCTGGCGCAGCTGCAGGAGCAACTGGCGCAGCACACCGTCGATATCAACTTGCTCAATGTCCTGGTGCGCAAGGCCGTGGG